A genomic window from Sphingobacterium spiritivorum includes:
- a CDS encoding IPT/TIG domain-containing protein, giving the protein MNCYLLTACSFVVALFFSSCESKSELEQKAYDPNKPVVLTSFYPMEGGAKDKILLDGQNFGSDPGKIKVYFNNAQASVISSSGERIYAIVPRLPGDDPKISVVIGKDSVVYNNSFTYHIQAQVSTVTGTGDKNFLAGPLDQAHVYGKYLDMDAQGNLFMTWRDGGSFGIARINEKENIVTPLYSAASSPNPYANGVTVDRATGIMTVSHESVAEVFFSFDPREAWILRQRNAQFSAADYGSIVQADRYANFVTFCPYDGHLYTRFRDGKVAKINPVTYAATIVHQGPYGSQYGQAINPAKPWELYITLHSNASPNTFAQGISVLDLRDPNGTGGFKRINAPGGSGFRDGPVADAVFNFPKDIKFDRAGNMFIADYGNHCIRMLSADGIVSTVAGQPTKAGYKDGGPVESQFNQPWGVAVNDQGDIYIADWNNARIRKLVIE; this is encoded by the coding sequence ATGAACTGCTACTTATTAACCGCTTGTTCTTTCGTCGTTGCCCTGTTTTTCAGCAGCTGTGAAAGTAAAAGTGAGCTTGAGCAAAAAGCTTATGACCCGAATAAACCTGTTGTCCTGACAAGTTTTTATCCGATGGAGGGTGGGGCAAAGGACAAAATTCTATTGGATGGTCAAAACTTCGGATCCGACCCGGGGAAGATCAAAGTGTATTTCAATAATGCGCAGGCCTCTGTCATTTCCTCCAGTGGAGAGCGTATATACGCTATCGTACCCCGTCTTCCGGGCGATGACCCAAAGATTTCTGTTGTTATCGGGAAAGATTCAGTCGTTTACAACAATTCATTTACCTATCATATTCAGGCGCAGGTCAGCACAGTCACCGGGACAGGTGACAAGAACTTTTTAGCCGGTCCGCTTGATCAGGCACATGTATACGGCAAGTATCTGGATATGGATGCGCAGGGCAATTTATTTATGACCTGGCGTGACGGAGGTTCATTTGGTATTGCACGTATTAATGAGAAGGAAAATATCGTGACTCCTTTATACTCGGCAGCCTCATCACCGAATCCGTATGCCAATGGGGTTACTGTAGATCGTGCAACAGGTATTATGACCGTATCACACGAATCTGTGGCTGAAGTATTCTTCTCGTTCGATCCCAGAGAAGCCTGGATATTGCGTCAGCGTAATGCTCAATTCTCTGCTGCTGATTACGGTTCTATCGTGCAGGCCGACCGCTATGCTAACTTCGTTACTTTCTGTCCTTATGACGGACATCTGTATACCCGTTTTCGTGACGGAAAAGTAGCAAAAATAAATCCGGTTACCTATGCAGCTACTATCGTACATCAGGGACCTTACGGCTCCCAGTACGGACAGGCGATCAATCCGGCTAAACCATGGGAGCTCTATATCACCCTGCATTCCAACGCCAGTCCGAATACTTTTGCCCAGGGGATTTCAGTTTTAGACCTTCGTGATCCCAACGGTACCGGAGGATTTAAACGTATCAATGCACCGGGAGGTTCAGGATTCCGGGACGGACCGGTAGCAGATGCGGTATTCAATTTCCCGAAAGATATCAAGTTTGACAGAGCCGGAAATATGTTTATCGCAGATTACGGCAATCATTGTATCCGTATGTTGTCTGCTGATGGTATCGTCTCTACAGTTGCCGGGCAACCTACGAAAGCCGGTTATAAAGACGGAGGACCAGTCGAATCCCAGTTCAACCAACCCTGGGGAGTGGCCGTCAATGATCAGGGAGATATCTATATCGCCGATTGGAATAATGCACGCATCCGTAAACTAGTTATCGAATAA
- a CDS encoding YfbM family protein, which produces MSMIANLLRVTTSELEAYLKDSSLLEESIYNDEADAENLIDIDKSWDGIIFLLTGQGLATAKHNLVRILFSGQIIDEEQDLGYGPAHYLTAEQVAELNGEISAITIADLKQRFNPERMNELEIYPIIWDEGDDAFDYLADGFLTLQNVFADATKNEEAIITFLN; this is translated from the coding sequence ATGAGTATGATAGCAAATTTGCTTCGAGTGACCACGTCTGAACTTGAAGCGTATTTGAAAGATAGTTCATTATTAGAAGAAAGCATTTATAATGATGAAGCAGACGCCGAAAATCTGATTGACATTGACAAGTCCTGGGATGGAATTATATTTTTACTAACCGGACAAGGTCTGGCCACTGCGAAACACAATCTGGTAAGAATTTTATTCAGCGGACAAATTATTGACGAAGAGCAGGATTTAGGTTATGGTCCCGCTCATTATTTGACAGCAGAGCAGGTTGCTGAATTAAATGGAGAAATTTCGGCAATTACAATTGCTGATTTAAAACAAAGGTTCAACCCTGAAAGAATGAATGAATTAGAAATTTATCCGATCATTTGGGACGAAGGAGATGATGCTTTTGATTATCTGGCTGATGGATTTTTGACATTACAAAATGTTTTTGCAGACGCTACAAAAAATGAAGAAGCAATCATTACATTTCTAAATTAG